A genome region from Tenebrio molitor chromosome 4, icTenMoli1.1, whole genome shotgun sequence includes the following:
- the LOC138128216 gene encoding dehydrogenase/reductase SDR family member 11-like yields MERWEGKVAIVTGASVGIGAATAKLLVQKGVKVVGLARRVELIEELTCSLTDAPGELYALKCDLSKEEEILEAFAWVKENVGPVHILVNNAGFIRPTDLLEGSTEDWRFTFDVNVIAMCICTREAVKVMRENGIAGHVINLGSIVGRYPVCLPTPNLNVYPASKYAVTALTENMRQELRYHNTGIKVTVT; encoded by the exons ATGGAGCGTTGGGAAGGTAAGGTTGCCATCGTGACCGGTGCTAGTGTGGGAATCGGCGCCGCCACTGCCAAACTCTTGGTACAAAAAGGCGTCAAA GTGGTGGGTCTTGCGAGACGCGTCGAGCTTATTGAAGAACTGACGTGCAGCTTGACGGACGCCCCTGGCGAGCTCTACGCACTTAAGTGCGATCTCAGTAAAGAGGAGGAAATTCTCGAGGCTTTCGCTTGGGTCAAAGAAAATGTAGGACCTGTGCATATTTTGGTCAACAATGCCGGATTCATAAGACCCACGGATCTGCTAG AGGGCTCCACTGAGGACTGGCGGTTCACTTTCGACGTAAACGTAATCGCTATGTGCATTTGTACCAGAGAAGCGGTCAAGGTCATGAGGGAAAACGGCATCGCTGGACATGTCATTAATTTGGGGTCGATCGTAGGAAGGTATCCTGTGTGCTTGCCTACTCCTAACCTCAATGTTTATCCTGCTTCTAAGTATGCGGTTACGGCGCTTACCGAGAACATGAGGCAGGAGTTGAGATACCACAACACAGGAATTAAAGTGACGGTAACGTAA
- the LOC138127836 gene encoding gustatory receptor for sugar taste 43a-like, protein MVTKGGTKGEVLVTAELYQVLQPFIFVTRTFGFLPIICKKSGSDYKLRWSLFYTVYSYILGSFMMMVSMNGLHEDLHSADSVRMGNSTVKYVTLIDLGEIIVTVYIGILVTPFKLKHLWRILECFHKIDAVVPQKSVKKERRRTIVSILIAISCVLFVLTYELYLWGEISDKSGLLWVFMKRYFILFSTYFMVFIQEMPYWNFASLIRKRIEGLNQCLESGLEVFKNLTKLWITPVKTKDRNKRSSESFGGKTLTLPFILFHFSPICAVLSYDRVVNLMKMYELIGDSVDATNDFCNVSILFIMFSCLLHLVVTPYFLLVEVANNGYFIFIFLQFSWTMLHCGRLMVIVETCQYCLDEVGLHKYLLRALTRVFQHQKTVDLVFKLLSCELPEEVKDQLKVFALQLSGRKVKFSSFSMMKINRSLLTAIGGSITTFLVILFQFGSVGSDVYYSRD, encoded by the exons ATGGTCACCAAAGGTGGCACGAAAGGCGAGGTTTTGGTGACGGCCGAGTTGTACCAAGTCCTTCAGCCATTTATTTTCGTAACCAGGACCTTCGGATTCCTGCCGATAATCTGCAAGAAATCTGGCTCAGATTACAAGCTCCGTTGGTCTCTCTTCTACACAGTTTACAGTTACATTCTGGGATCATTCATGA TGATGGTCTCTATGAACGGACTCCACGAGGACTTGCATTCTGCAGATTCTGTCAGAATGGGCAACTCCACTGTCAAGTACGTGACTCTGATCGATCTAGGGGAGATAATCGTGACGGTCTACATCGGGATCCTGGTCACCCCTTTCAAGCTCAAGCACTTGTGGAGGATCCTGGAGTGTTTTCACAAAATCGATGCTGTGGTACCGCAGAAATCTGTCAAGAAGGAGAGAAGACGCACGATTGTTTCTATTTTGATAGCGATTTCTTGTGTGCTGTTCGTGTTGACCTACGAGTTGTATTTGTGGGGAGAAATCTCGGATAAAAGTGGATTGTTGTGGGTGTTTATGAAGCGGTACTTCATTCTGTTCTCGACGTACTTCATGGTTTTCATCCAGGAGATGCCGTACTGGAACTTCGCCAGTCTAATCAGGAAGAGGATCGAAGGACTGAATCAGTGCCTCGAGTCGGGACTGGAAGTTTTCAAGAACTTGACAAAGCTCTGGATCACTCCCGTCAAGACCAAAGACAGGAATAAAAGAAGCTCGGAGAGTTTTGGTGGTAAAACACTTACCTTACCCTtcattttgttccatttttcaCCCATTTGTGCAGTTCTTAGCTACGACCGCGTCGTCAACTTGATGAAGATGTACGAACTAATCGGTGACTCCGTCGACGCAACAAACGACTTCTGCAACGTCAGCATCTTG TTCATAATGTTCAGTTGCCTTCTACACCTAGTCGTAACTCCGTACTTCCTCCTAGTGGAAGTTGCCAACAACGGCTACTTCATCTTCATCTTTCTGCAGTTCTCTTGGACGATGCTGCACTGCGGCCGGCTCATGGTCATCGTGGAGACTTGCCAGTACTGCCTAGACGAGGTGGGACTCCACAAGTACCTCCTCAGAGCACTGACTCGTGTGTTCCAGCACCAGAAAACTGTGGATCTGGTGTTCAAACTCTTGTCCTGTGAGCTACCAGAAGAGGTGAAGGATCAACTGAAAGTCTTCGCTTTGCAGTTGTCCGGGAGAAAAGTAAAGTTCTCGTCGTTTTCGATGATGAAGATTAACAGGTCGCTACTGACAGCG ATTGGCGGCTCCATCACTACGTTTTTGGTGATCTTGTTCCAATTTGGGAGCGTCGGAAGTGACGTGTACTATTCCAGAGATTAA
- the LOC138127835 gene encoding gustatory receptor for sugar taste 43a-like — MIGLCDDLDADRSIRMQNPNIKYIIFFDLGEIIATVFVGIVTAPFKLKYFWKILNGLGRMDLILAPHYSTVDERRRCLITIASTLTVISSILIYDVILWSLNTSQLSVFLQRFTTLYITYFLVFVQQIPFCFFARLIRRRIEGLNYALDLGLTTVQKNNVNNQWVSCVKSRNYKNAKSVDVFSYDRLNDFMKLVEETDDVVEAVNDFCSVHTLLILLSCLLHLVVTPYFVLLEVTNRGYVPFIILLIALAVVHIARLITIVETCQRCCDEYQRTVNLALKLLTCELLPEVKEQVEILTVQLSSKKIKFTSFGMIKISRSILTAFGGSVTTFLVILLQYGGLRGNVFNTEK, encoded by the exons ATGATTGGTCTTTGTGACGACCTGGACGCCGATCGCTCCATCAGAATGCAGAATCCAAACATCAAATACATTATATTCTTTGATTTGGGAGAAATCATCGCGACAGTGTTTGTCGGGATTGTGACTGCACccttcaaattaaaatatttttggaaaatcttgAACGGTCTAGGACGAATGGACCTGATCCTTGCCCCTCACTATTCAACAGTTGACGAACGAAGGCGCTGCTTGATCACAATCGCGTCTACTTTGACAGTTATCAGTTCAATTCTGATTTATGACGTGATTCTGTGGAGTCTCAACACGTCACAACTCAGTGTTTTTTTGCAAAGATTCACCACACTCTACATCACgtattttctagttttcgtGCAACAAATACCCTTTTGTTTTTTCGCCAGACTGATCAGGCGCAGAATAGAAGGTTTGAACTATGCCCTCGATCTGGGTCTAACCACCGTTCAAAAAAATAACGTCAACAACCAGTGGGTTTCATGTGTCAAGTCACGGAATTACAAGAACGCCAAAAGTGTCGACG ttttcagCTACGACCGCCTCAACGACTTCATGAAACTGGTCGAAGAAACTGATGATGTTGTCGAAGCCGTCAATGACTTCTGCAGCGTCCACACTCTG TTGATTCTGTTGAGTTGTCTACTACACTTGGTGGTCACTCCGTATTTTGTGCTTTTGGAAGTAACTAATCGTGGCTACGTTCCCTTCATAATCTTGCTAATTGCTTTGGCCGTTGTGCACATTGCCAGATTAATCACAATAGTCGAGACCTGCCAACGGTGCTGTGACGAG TATCAGAGAACTGTCAATCTGGCACTCAAGCTACTGACGTGTGAGTTGCTTCCAGAAGTCAAGGAACAG GTCGAAATTTTAACAGTTCAGTTGTCAAgcaagaaaatcaaattcacGTCATTCGGGATGATAAAAATAAGCAGATCCATTTTAACAGCT TTTGGAGGATCTGTCACCACTTTCTTGGTGATTTTGTTGCAATATGGAGGTCTTAGGGGTAACGTGTTCAAcacagaaaaataa
- the LOC138128217 gene encoding gustatory receptor for sugar taste 43a-like: MSRQQVLVNPKLFDILRPPFKLLRILGLCPATYHQHKNSYIIKWSQNTYIVNVTVTIILASWSIWGFVNDMQMASFGALGFTRKIDFVIASFDVSEVIFSALVFVTSTPFKLQHVLDAVDNLNQVDAAIEPILDEEIQKLCKFFQRFLLVFFPTICVIDLYMWGNNSWSGVNNYFAFYILYFIVVVHELQYWHFVTMTRVRLLAINQFVNRNLTKGVHLDQVFAITQSYQHVTEAIVRINKCFAIDVAMIILSCYLHLVICPYQLYVIVTSNETQILNYAYLIWISLHICRFLVIVEVSHRCTREMINLLFVAIKRKIVFSAYALPKISRQLILSVSKVKNLYVQFNSEILADGRLY; the protein is encoded by the exons ATGTCTCGCCAGCAAGTTCTTGTAAACCCAAAACTCTTCGACATTCTTCGACCTCCCTTCAAACTCCTCAGGATCTTAGGGTTGTGTCCTGCAACATATCACCAACACAAGAACTCCTACATAATTAAGTGGTCACAAAACACGTACATTGTAAACGTCACGGTCACAATCATTCTAG CGAGTTGGTCGATTTGGGGCTTCGTCAACGACATGCAAATGGCCTCGTTCGGAGCTCTAGGTTTCACAAGAAAGATTGACTTTGTCATCGCATCTTTCGACGTCAGCGAAGTCATCTTCAGTGCTTTGGTTTTCGTCACATCGACTCCTTTTAAGCTGCAACACGTTTTGGACGCTGTCGACAACTTGAACCAAGTTGACGCCGCGATTGAGCCAATTCTTGACGAGGAAATCCAAAAGTTGTGCAAGTTTTTCCAGCGGTTCTTGCTCGTTTTCTTTCCGACTATCTGCGTCATCGATTTGTACATGTGGGGGAACAACTCTTGGTCAGGAGTgaacaattattttgctttctatATTCTGTATTTTATCGTGGTGGTGCATGAACTGCAATACTGGCATTTCGTGACCATGACTCGAGTTCGACTCTTGGCAATAAACCAGTTCGTGAACAGAAACTTAACAAAAG GAGTACACTTGGACCAAGTTTTCGCCATTACACAAAGTTATCAGCACGTAACAGAAGCAATAGTAAGAATCAACAAATGTTTCGCTATTGATGTTGCAATGATCATTTTGAGTTGTTACCTTCACTTGGTAATTTGCCCTTATCAACTCTATGTGATAGTGACGAGCAACGAAACACAAATCTTAAATTATGCCTATTTAATATGGATCTCTTTGCACATTTGTAGATTCCTGGTGATTGTAGAAGTGTCACACAGATGCACAAGAGAA ATGATTAACTTATTATTTGTTGCAATTAAAAGGAAAATCGTATTTTCAGCATATGCTTTGCCCAAAATTAGCAGACAACTCATACTTTCCGTAAGTAAAGTTAAAAATCTTTATGTACAGTTCAATTCTGAAATACTTGCAGATGGTAGGCTCTATTAG